GTGCTGGCCGCGCTGATGGCCAAGGACCCGGCGGAGCGGCCCGCCGCCGACGAGGCCGCCCGGATGCTGCGCGAGGTCACCGCCGGGCACACCATGGGCATGAAGGCCCGGCCCGCGGCCACCGCGCACCGGGTGCCGACCCAGCAGGTGCCGGTGGTCGACCGCACCGAGCCGCCCGCCCGTCCGGCCGGCCACTCGACGACCGCGCCCACCCTGCCCGTGCCCGAGGCCGCCCCGACCGCGCAGGCCCCGGTGGCCGCGCCCCCGACCGAGCCCGTCCCGCCGGTCGCACCCGCGGGGCCCGCCGGCCGGCGCCGCCGGCTGCTCCCGCTGCTGCTGGTCGGCCTGGTCGTCGTCCTGGCCGCCGCGGCCGGCGTGTACGTCCTGAAGAGCCGTTCCGGAAGGGACGAGCCGCGCGACGACGCGGCCAGCGGCGCGCCGCAGATCACCGTTCCGACCACCCGGGCCTCCGACACCCCCGGGCCCGCGCCCAGCGGCTACGTCTGGAAGCAGGACCCGGCGGGTTTCCGCTTCCCGATGCCGGTGGCCACCTCGGGCAAGTCGTGGGTGCGCAGCACCGACAACAACGAGATCTACTACAGCCCCGACAACAAGGTGCACTACCTGCAGTTCGCGGTGACGGTCGGTCAGCCGCTGACCCCGCTCCAGCACTTCGAGCAGATGGAGCAGAGCATCACCAAGAACCGCCCGGCCTACCGCCGCGAGAGCCTCACCGGGATCAAGGTGAACGGCCAGGAGGGCGCCGTCTGGGAGTTCAGCTACACGTCGCTCGACGGCTCGGGCCGGCGCCACCTCAAGGAGGTCGAGTTCCGCACCGAGGACGGCACCTCCTACGACGTGCTGGTGGCCTCCCCGGACAAGGACTGGCAGGAGGCGCTGCGCCGCTTCACGGTCGTGCTCAACAACTTCTCCGTGGAGGGCTGACCCTCACCGGGCGTGTTCGGCCGCTCACGGGAAAAGGGTGTTACCGGCGGGTACACATCCGGCCCGCGAAGGCCTAGGCTGCGCTCCATGACGGACACCACGGCAGACGCACAGGCCCGGTCCACCGGCGAGGCCGGACGCAACCCCGCGGCCCCCGGCGGCGCCCGCACGCCCGCCACGGTCGTCACGCCCGCCCTGGTCGAACGGCTCGCCCGCGGCATCACCGCCGGCGAGGGCGCCGCGCGGGTCACCACCGCGGCCCCGCTCACCGGCGAACCGCTGGCCGACCTGCCGCAGTCCTCCCCGGCCGACGTCGAGGAGGCCTACCGGCGCGCCCGCCGCGCCCAGCGGGCCTGGGCCGCGCTGCCCGTCCGCCGCCGCGCCGCCGTCCTGCTGCGCTTCCACGACCTGCTGCTGGCCCGGCAGGACGAGGTGCTCGACCTCGTCCAGGCCGAGACCGGCAAGACCCGTCTGCACGCCTTCGAAGAGGTGCTGGCCGCCGCCTCCGCCGCCCGCCACTACGGCCGCAAGGCGCCCTCCTACCTGCGCGACCGCCGCCGCGGCGGCGCCCTGCCGGTGCTCACCCACACCCTGGAGGGCCGCCGCCCCAAGGGCGTGATCGGCCAGATCTCGCCCTGGAACTACCCGCTGGAGCTCTCCGTCAGCGACGCGCTGCCCGCCTTCGCGGCCGGCAACGCCGTGGTCAACAAGCCGGACACGCAGACCGCGCTCACCGCGCTGTGGGCCCGCGAACTCCTCGTCGAGGCCGGCCTGCCCGCCGACGTCTGGCAGATCGTGGTCGGCGACGGCCCGGTGGTCGGCCCGGCCGTGGTCGAGCACGCCGACTACGTCTCCTTCACCGGCTCCACCCGCACCGGCCGCCAAGTCGCCCAGCAGGCCGCCGGCCGACTGGTCGGCGCCTCCCTGGAGCTCGGCGGCAAGAACGCGCTGCTCGTCCTCGCCGACGCCGACCTCGACCGGGCCGCCGAGGGTGCCGTCCGCGCCTGCTTCTCCTCCGCCGGTCAGCTGTGCATCTCCATCGAGCGGCTGCTGGTGCACCGCTCCGTCGCCGACGAGTTCCTCGCCCGCTTCACCGCCCGCACCCGGGCGCTGCGCCTCGGCGGCGGCCTCGCCTACGGCGCGGACATGGGCTCGCTGGTCTCCGAGCGGCAGTTGGAGACCGTCACCCGGCACGTCGAGGAGGCCGTCAAGGCCGGCGCCACCGTCCTGGCCGGCGGCCGCCCCCGGCCCGACCTCGGCCCGCTCTTCTACGAGCCCACCGTGCTCGACGGCGTCACCCCGGGCATGTCGGTCTGCACCGAGGAGACCTTCGGCCCGGTCGTCTCCGTGTACCGCTTCGACACCGAGGACGAGGCCGTCGAGATCGCCAACTCCACCCCGTACGGCCTGAACTCCAGCGTGTGGACGAAGGACGCCCGGCGCGGCCGCGCCGTCGCCGCCCGGCTGCACACCGGCACCGTCAACGTCAACGAGGCCTACGCCGCCGCCTACGGCTCGGTGGCCTCCCCGATGGGCGGCATGGGCGACTCGGGCCTCGGCCGCCGGCACGGCGCCGAGGGCATCCTGCGCTTCACCGAGGCGCAGACCGTCTCCACCCAGCGGCTGCTGCCGATCGGCCCCTCGCACGGGCTGGACGACGAGCGGTTCGCGGCGCTGCTCACCACCGGGCTCAAGGCGCTCAAGGCGTTCGGCTTCCGGTAGGCCGGGCGCACCGGTCGCCCGCGCACCCCGCGGACCACCCCCACCCTCGAAGGAGCAGCGGCACCATGGCGGACAACGGCGGATTCGACTACGACGTGGTGGTGATCGGCTCGGGTTTCGGCGGCTCGGTCGCCGCCCTGCGCCTCACCGAGAAGGGCTACCGGGTCGCCGTCCTGGAGGCGGGCCGCCGCTGGTCGGCCGACAGCCTGCCGAAGAACTCCTGGGACCTGCGCAACTACCTGTGGGCGCCCGCCCTCGGTCTGTTCGGCATCCAGCGGATCCACCTGCTGAGCAACGTGCTGGTGCTGGCCGGCGCGGGCGTCGGCGGCGGCTCGCTCAACTACGCCAACACGCTGTACGTGCCGCCGAAGGCCTTCTTCGAGGACCGCCAGTGGGGGCGGATCACCGACTGGCAGGACGAGCTCGCGCCCTACTACGACCAGGCGCAGCGGATGCTCGGTGTCCGGCTCAACCCCACCGTCACCGACGCCGACACCCACCTGCGGGCGACCGCCGAGCGGATGGGCGTCGGCGACACCTTCCACCTGGCGCCGGTCGGCGTGTTCTTCGGCGACGGCAAGGACGCGGACGGCGCCGCGAAGGCCGCGCCCGGCACCGAGGTCGCGGACCCGTACTTCGGCGGCGCGGGCCCGGCCCGGCGCGCCTGCACCGAGTGCGGCGAGTGCATGACCGGCTGCCGGCACGGCGCCAAGAACATGCTGATCGAGAACTACCTCTACCTGGCCGAGCAGGCCGGCGCCGAGGTGCGGCCGCTGACCACGGTGGTCGGCCTCACCGAGGACGCCGACGGCGGCCTGTCCGTGACCACGGTGCCCACCGACCGGCGCCGCAAGGGCCCGCGCACCGTGCTGCGGGCCCGCCAGGTGGTGGTCGCGGCCGGCACCTACGGCACCCAGACGCTGCTGCACACCATGCGGGACACCGGCGCGCTGCCGAGGATCTCCGCGAAGCTGGGCTTCCTGACCCGCACCAACTCGGAGTCGCTGGTCGGCGCGCTCACCGACAACCGCCGCTACCGGCGCAAGACGGGTGCGCCCAGGGCGGACTTCAGCCGCGGTGTGGCGATCACGTCCTCGGTCCACCCGAACGAGAACACCCACATCGAGCCGGTCCGCTACGGCAAGGGCTCGAACGCGATGGGCCTGATGACCATCCTGCAGTTCCCGCACCGCCGCTCCAACCTGCTGTCCTACCTGGCCACCACCGTCCGCCACCCGGTGCTGTCGGCCCGCAACCTGTCCAAGTACCGCTGGTCGGAGCGGACGATCATCGGCCTGGTCATGCAGTCGCTGGACAACTCGCTGACCACCTTCCGCAAGCCCAAGGGCCTCGGCCGCGGCCTGCTCACCGCCAAGCAGGGCCACGGCGCGCCCAACCCGGAGCACATCCCGGAGGGCGAGGAGGCGGCGCGGATCCTCGCCGAGGAGATCAACGGCTTCGCCGGCACCAACATCGGCGAGCTGATGCGGATGCCGATGACCGCGCACTTCCTCGGCGGCTGCCCGATCGGCGAGGACGCCGAGCACGGCGTCATCGACCCGTACCACCGGCTGTACGGGCACCCCGGCATCCACGTGGTGGACGGCGCCGCGGTCTCCGCCAACCTGGGCGTCAACCCGTCGCTGACGATCACGGCGCAGGCCGAGCGGGCGATGTCGCTGTGGCCGAACAAGGACGAGGCGGACCCGCGGCCCGCGCAGGGCGAGGGCTACCGCCGGGTGGCCGCGGTCGAGCCCAAGCTGCCGGCGGTGCCCGCCGGTGCGTTCGGCGCCCTGCGGCTGCCGCTGCTGCCCGTGCCGGTGGTTCCCGCCCGCGAGACCCGGGACTGATCCTCACCCGGGACCGACCGTCCGCCGCCCCGCCCGGGCTCGTCCGGGCAGGGCAAAGGGCCCCGCGGGGGAACGGGGCCCTTTGTCGTTCAGCACGCGGCGTCAGGGCAGCGCCGGGTGCTGGGGTGACGGCGCCGGGGGAGGTGCGCCGTCGGGTGGAATGGTTCGGAGGCGGCGGGTCGCCCGGTGGTGTACGGGCCCCGTCGCGTGCACGGGCCTGGGTCGGCCCTCACGGAGCGTGAGGTGATAACCGTTGTCGCAACCGGCTCGCGGACTCTCCGCGCGGCCGGTCCGCGCCGCCTCGCGAGGCGGTCGGCCAACCCCCACAACCAGCATCGTGATGGACGGATGCCTTCCTGTGCAACCGATTCGGCGCAGTTCGGCACAGTCCGTTTCCCGGTGGTGATCCCTCCGGGTGCCGGTCGGCGCGGCCTGCGCCCGTTCCGTGCGGTCGATCGGATCGACTACCCAGCGTAGTAGTCGCAAGCAGGGGCGCACAGGGGAGTGCGCGGGGCGGCCGAAGGGTGGGACGGGGGCGGCCGAGGAGTGGTACGGGCCCTGGACGGGGGCCCCGAACGAGGTGCGGTGCTGCCGGGAGGCGGGGAGGCCGGCGCCGGCCTCCCCGCCCCGACGGTCCGTCCGGTCGCGGCCGGGGTCGCTGTCCCCTGCTGCCCGGTCGCCGCACCCCCGCACGGTCCCACGGCGGGCCTGCGCCCGCCACGCGCGGGAGTGGACCGGATCGGGATCCACGCGTGGTCCTGCCGACCGTCCGGGGCCGCCCGGGCCTGGTTGGCGCGGCGCGGTCGCACGGTCAAGCGGTGCAACGATGCGCCGCCGTCCCCGGTCACGGTCGTGCAGGTCGGCAAGCGGGTGAAAGCCGTGCGGCCGGCCGCGCCCGGCACCCGGCGCCGCCGGGGCGGTCCGAGCGTTCGAGCCGCCCCGGTAGACTCGGCTTCAGACACTCCCCACACCCGCCGGAAGGCCGTCCGTGTCCTCTGCTTCCCCGGACCAGTCCGCAACCGAGAACGACACCGTCCTGGTCGTCGACTTCGGTGCCCAGTACGCCCAGCTCATCGCCCGTCGGGTGCGTGAGGCGCGGGTCTACAGCGAGATCGTGCCGAGCACCATGCCGGTCGCCGAGATGCTCGCCAAGAACCCGAGGGCGATCATCCTCTCCGGCGGGCCGTCCTCGGTCTACGAGGAGGGTGCGCCCCGCCTCGACCGCGCGCTCTTCGAGGCCGGCGTGCCGGTCTTCGGCATGTGCTACGGCTTCCAGCTGATGGCCATCACGCTCGGCGGCACCGTCGACAACACCGGCGCCCGCGAGTACGGCCGCACCCCGCTGACCGTCAGCCGCTCCGGCTCCACCCTGTTCGAGGGCGTCCCGGCGCAGCACTCGGTGTGGATGTCGCACGGCGACGCCTGCTCGGCCGCGCCCGAGGGCTTCACCGTCACCGCCTCCACCGACGTCGTCCCGGTCGCCGCCTTCGAGAACGACGACCTCAGGCTGTACGGCGTCCAGTACCACCCGGAGGTGCTGCACTCCGACCACGGTCAGCAGATCCTGGAGCACTTCCTCTACCGCGGCGCCGGCATCG
This genomic window from Streptomyces sp. TLI_235 contains:
- a CDS encoding serine/threonine protein kinase; this translates as MGVQDRSTEGTDTGRVLAGRYVLGDRLGRGGMGTVWRARDEMLDREVAVKELTVNHLPEEELEILQSRMKREARAAARIKHPGVITIHDVLEDDGRPWIVMELVDGRSLADVISQDGTLAPREAAEVGLQVLAALHRGHQLGVLHRDVKPANVLLEKGTGRVVLLDFGIATFEGSTELTRPGDLVGSPDYLAPERAQGERPGPASDLWGLGATLYAAVEGESPFRRTSPLTTLAAVVGDPLPEPRRAGALGPVLAALMAKDPAERPAADEAARMLREVTAGHTMGMKARPAATAHRVPTQQVPVVDRTEPPARPAGHSTTAPTLPVPEAAPTAQAPVAAPPTEPVPPVAPAGPAGRRRRLLPLLLVGLVVVLAAAAGVYVLKSRSGRDEPRDDAASGAPQITVPTTRASDTPGPAPSGYVWKQDPAGFRFPMPVATSGKSWVRSTDNNEIYYSPDNKVHYLQFAVTVGQPLTPLQHFEQMEQSITKNRPAYRRESLTGIKVNGQEGAVWEFSYTSLDGSGRRHLKEVEFRTEDGTSYDVLVASPDKDWQEALRRFTVVLNNFSVEG
- a CDS encoding cholesterol oxidase yields the protein MADNGGFDYDVVVIGSGFGGSVAALRLTEKGYRVAVLEAGRRWSADSLPKNSWDLRNYLWAPALGLFGIQRIHLLSNVLVLAGAGVGGGSLNYANTLYVPPKAFFEDRQWGRITDWQDELAPYYDQAQRMLGVRLNPTVTDADTHLRATAERMGVGDTFHLAPVGVFFGDGKDADGAAKAAPGTEVADPYFGGAGPARRACTECGECMTGCRHGAKNMLIENYLYLAEQAGAEVRPLTTVVGLTEDADGGLSVTTVPTDRRRKGPRTVLRARQVVVAAGTYGTQTLLHTMRDTGALPRISAKLGFLTRTNSESLVGALTDNRRYRRKTGAPRADFSRGVAITSSVHPNENTHIEPVRYGKGSNAMGLMTILQFPHRRSNLLSYLATTVRHPVLSARNLSKYRWSERTIIGLVMQSLDNSLTTFRKPKGLGRGLLTAKQGHGAPNPEHIPEGEEAARILAEEINGFAGTNIGELMRMPMTAHFLGGCPIGEDAEHGVIDPYHRLYGHPGIHVVDGAAVSANLGVNPSLTITAQAERAMSLWPNKDEADPRPAQGEGYRRVAAVEPKLPAVPAGAFGALRLPLLPVPVVPARETRD
- a CDS encoding succinate-semialdehyde dehydrogenase/glutarate-semialdehyde dehydrogenase, with translation MTDTTADAQARSTGEAGRNPAAPGGARTPATVVTPALVERLARGITAGEGAARVTTAAPLTGEPLADLPQSSPADVEEAYRRARRAQRAWAALPVRRRAAVLLRFHDLLLARQDEVLDLVQAETGKTRLHAFEEVLAAASAARHYGRKAPSYLRDRRRGGALPVLTHTLEGRRPKGVIGQISPWNYPLELSVSDALPAFAAGNAVVNKPDTQTALTALWARELLVEAGLPADVWQIVVGDGPVVGPAVVEHADYVSFTGSTRTGRQVAQQAAGRLVGASLELGGKNALLVLADADLDRAAEGAVRACFSSAGQLCISIERLLVHRSVADEFLARFTARTRALRLGGGLAYGADMGSLVSERQLETVTRHVEEAVKAGATVLAGGRPRPDLGPLFYEPTVLDGVTPGMSVCTEETFGPVVSVYRFDTEDEAVEIANSTPYGLNSSVWTKDARRGRAVAARLHTGTVNVNEAYAAAYGSVASPMGGMGDSGLGRRHGAEGILRFTEAQTVSTQRLLPIGPSHGLDDERFAALLTTGLKALKAFGFR